In the Lasioglossum baleicum unplaced genomic scaffold, iyLasBale1 scaffold1397, whole genome shotgun sequence genome, TGGAGGGTGGACGCGTCGCTGGTGCTCCTGAGCGACCAAATTCCCATCCTCATGCTCTACTGCGCCCCGGGCCCGGCCCGGTGCCCCCGCGGCGACGACGAagaggacgacgaagaagacgcAAGAGGATCCGCGAGGAAAacaagaggaagaagaggagcgATTGACCCTGCCCGTCGGTGGCAGCTGCAGCGCATGGACGAGAATGCGCTGCTGGCTGCGGTCCACGTGGCGGACTGGCCCTCTAGCACGGCGGGAGACGTGGAGGCACAGGTCGCGGAACTGCAATGGGCCGTGTCCGAGGCGTGCGACGTCTCCATGCCAAGGGCATCGAAGAACGGGAGGCTGACGGTACTCTGCAAGAGAGCGAACCGGGCCCACCGCCGATACACCCGGGCCAGACGCAGGGTAGGAGTCACCTTGGAGAAAGAGGTCGCCTTTCGGGCGGACTACCGAAGAGCCGACAAGTCGCTCCGCAGGGCTATCAAAAGGGCCCGGGCCGCCAAGTGGAACGAGCTCCTGGAGACGCTGGACCAGGACCCTTGGGGTCGTCCGTACCGCGTCGTGCTGGGTAGGATGAGGGGATGGGCTACGCCGCTCACCGAGAGCATGGAGCCCGCCTTCGCCGAAAGGGTCTTCGACGCCCTCATCCCCGGGTCTCCCGGGGTGGAGTGTCAGTCGGAGAAGGCCCCGAGGCCGGCGACGCGATGCGAAGTCGAATGGACCGACGACCTCGGGGTAACAACCGAGGAACTGGGCAGGGCGATCGGAAGAATGGGCGCGAGATCCCTGGACGCGTCTGGGTACTCGCGGCGAATGTCCTCGGAGGTCGCATCAAGGACCTCTTCAACGAGTGCCTGAAGAGTGGAAGATTCCCGAAGAGATGGAAGAGGGCCAAGGTGGTATTGCTGCGAAGCCTGGCAAGTCCCAGCAATCTCCGTCGGCGTACAGGCCGATCTGCTTGCTGGACGAGGGCGGAAAACTGTTGGAGA is a window encoding:
- the LOC143220661 gene encoding uncharacterized protein LOC143220661 → MAQALAERDVALAVVAEPYRVLDSPNWYGDLRGLVPVVWMGSSRNPSAELLHRGNGHVGIRWGDRCGGGMLRLAQLHTRAIRGLPGRGEKRGGPSLVRVSDRPRRLQRPRGSVGMPEDEREETLLDWAAGLDLRILNRGRASTCVRPMGESVVDITFATPAALKRLFAWRVDASLVLLSDQIPILMLYCAPGPARCPRGDDEEDDEEDARGSARKTRGRRGAIDPARRWQLQRMDENALLAAVHVADWPSSTAGDVEAQVAELQWAVSEACDVSMPRASKNGRLTVLCKRANRAHRRYTRARRRVGVTLEKEVAFRADYRRADKSLRRAIKRARAAKWNELLETLDQDPWGRPYRVVLGRMRGWATPLTESMEPAFAERVFDALIPGSPGVECQSEKAPRPATRCEVEWTDDLGVTTEELGRAIGRMGARSLDASGYSRRMSSEVASRTSSTSA